In Campylobacter concisus, a single window of DNA contains:
- a CDS encoding peptidoglycan D,D-transpeptidase FtsI family protein, producing the protein MNSRKSKITILFLLITFGISIFVLVIFYRASIERKLPRLQTSDINTAIRGNIITKDGFSISSSQKLYKVMLDTRNIDPNKKEMFIKLYSLYSGDDPNKVRKIINDTKGIVTLSYSIDAKGATYLQELSRKLNRKSILVSYLDPKTGLASFQGMRVMESGQNRKFMSKDALTPAIGYVSKTESDALTKSKGVKGLERYYEDYLAPIQNAKILGPRDIGNNIILTSDSNLATRVDGYNAVLSIPLKFQTKLEQILDEKREFLDAKELVICIMNSKNGEILALASSSRYDPSNIRKQDYSALNSTVSEYAYEVGSVFKPFIFSILLQEKKVNPFELVNTYNGRYQLGKRIIKDTHPEPFMSAEDIIVHSSNIGMIQLVERLNGPQIYQGLLNFGFSRKTGIDLPYEQVGMMPTVTKLNSSTYKATVSYGYGLQATFMQLLKAYNTFNNKGIEVTPHMVAYLERNGKRYDLPKSEPAQVISQETAKIMKRILIKTVEKGTGLKAFTPGLEIGGKTGTAHIASGSGGYSNTYNGSFFGFVNDTRGNSYTIGVLARDPKRPYYYFGAQSALPMFKKAVDLMVEDGYLFPDANIIAEFEAKKDKLKNDKTKQKPALD; encoded by the coding sequence ATGAATTCCAGAAAATCAAAAATAACCATACTTTTTTTATTAATTACTTTTGGAATTTCAATATTTGTGCTTGTCATATTTTATAGAGCAAGTATCGAGCGAAAGCTTCCTAGACTTCAAACAAGCGATATAAACACAGCAATTCGTGGCAATATAATCACAAAAGATGGCTTTAGTATCTCTTCAAGCCAAAAGCTCTACAAAGTAATGCTTGATACTAGAAATATTGATCCTAATAAAAAAGAGATGTTTATCAAGCTATATTCGCTTTACAGCGGCGATGATCCAAACAAAGTAAGAAAGATTATAAATGACACAAAAGGCATCGTTACACTCTCATATAGTATTGATGCAAAGGGTGCTACCTACCTTCAAGAGCTCTCAAGAAAGCTAAATCGCAAGAGCATTTTGGTTTCATACCTTGACCCAAAAACAGGCCTTGCTTCATTTCAGGGCATGAGAGTAATGGAGAGCGGTCAAAATCGTAAATTTATGTCAAAAGATGCCCTCACACCAGCTATTGGCTACGTGAGCAAAACTGAAAGTGACGCGCTTACAAAAAGCAAAGGCGTAAAAGGTCTTGAGAGATATTATGAAGATTATTTAGCCCCTATACAAAATGCAAAAATTTTAGGGCCTCGCGATATTGGAAATAATATTATTTTAACAAGTGACTCAAATTTGGCAACAAGAGTAGATGGCTACAATGCGGTGCTTTCTATACCATTAAAATTTCAAACCAAACTAGAGCAAATTTTAGATGAAAAGCGTGAATTTCTAGATGCAAAAGAGCTAGTCATCTGTATAATGAATAGCAAAAATGGAGAAATTTTAGCTCTAGCCTCTAGCTCAAGATATGATCCTTCAAACATAAGAAAGCAAGATTATAGCGCTCTAAATTCGACCGTTAGCGAATATGCTTATGAAGTTGGCTCAGTTTTTAAACCATTTATATTTTCTATCTTACTTCAAGAGAAGAAAGTAAATCCATTCGAGCTTGTAAATACCTATAATGGCCGATACCAACTTGGCAAAAGGATAATTAAAGATACCCATCCGGAGCCTTTTATGAGTGCTGAGGATATAATCGTACATAGCTCAAACATCGGTATGATCCAGCTTGTTGAGCGTTTAAATGGGCCACAAATTTATCAAGGACTTTTAAATTTTGGTTTTTCAAGAAAAACAGGCATAGATCTACCTTACGAGCAAGTAGGTATGATGCCAACAGTTACAAAGCTAAACTCATCAACATATAAGGCGACTGTGAGCTACGGATACGGCTTGCAAGCTACATTTATGCAGCTTTTAAAAGCCTATAATACATTTAATAATAAAGGCATTGAAGTTACTCCTCACATGGTTGCCTACTTAGAGAGAAATGGAAAAAGATACGATTTGCCAAAGTCCGAGCCAGCTCAAGTTATATCACAAGAGACCGCAAAGATAATGAAGAGAATTTTAATAAAAACGGTTGAGAAAGGTACTGGACTAAAAGCCTTTACGCCAGGACTTGAGATAGGTGGCAAGACTGGAACTGCACACATTGCTTCAGGTAGTGGTGGATACAGCAACACCTACAATGGCTCATTTTTTGGCTTTGTGAACGACACAAGAGGTAATAGCTACACAATAGGCGTTTTAGCAAGGGATCCTAAAAGACCTTACTACTACTTCGGCGCTCAAAGTGCCTTGCCTATGTTTAAAAAGGCAGTTGATCTGATGGTTGAGGATGGATATTTATTTCCTGATGCAAATATAATAGCTGAGTTTGAAGCCAAAAAAGATAAGCTTAAAAACGATAAGACAAAACAAAAGCCTGCTTTGGACTAA
- the fliE gene encoding flagellar hook-basal body complex protein FliE yields the protein MINSINLDKINKNENSNKIVKAGEQGGFENALNDSLKELNKVQINADKAIADLATGEVKDLHQAAIAIGKAETSMKLMLEIRNKALSAYKEISRTQI from the coding sequence ATGATAAATAGTATAAATTTAGACAAAATAAATAAAAATGAAAATTCAAATAAAATAGTAAAAGCAGGCGAACAAGGTGGCTTCGAAAATGCTTTAAACGACTCTTTAAAAGAGCTAAACAAGGTTCAAATAAACGCTGATAAAGCCATAGCTGATCTTGCGACTGGCGAGGTAAAAGATCTTCACCAAGCTGCTATTGCGATAGGTAAAGCAGAGACTAGCATGAAGCTTATGCTAGAAATTCGCAACAAAGCGCTAAGTGCTTATAAAGAAATTTCTAGAACACAAATTTAA
- the flgC gene encoding flagellar basal body rod protein FlgC gives MSYLNDFDISGYGLSAQRFRMNVISSNIANAQTTRTAEGGPYRRQEVIFKEMNFDKILNDQLKSSQSLLEYENPLDDPSSPRNAHPALTSVIVDKVVRNDKDFQLKYDPSHPDANANGYVAFPNINPVIEMSDLLEATRAYQANVAAFQNAKTIAQSAISLISGQA, from the coding sequence ATGTCATACTTAAATGATTTTGATATTAGCGGATACGGACTAAGCGCGCAACGCTTTAGGATGAATGTCATCAGCTCAAACATAGCAAACGCTCAAACCACAAGAACGGCCGAAGGTGGCCCTTACAGAAGGCAAGAGGTCATCTTTAAAGAGATGAACTTTGATAAAATTTTAAACGATCAACTTAAAAGCTCACAAAGTCTACTCGAGTATGAAAATCCGCTCGACGACCCAAGCTCACCAAGAAACGCTCACCCTGCCCTAACTAGTGTGATCGTAGATAAAGTGGTGCGCAACGATAAGGACTTTCAGCTAAAATATGACCCAAGTCATCCAGACGCAAATGCAAATGGCTACGTCGCATTTCCAAATATAAATCCGGTCATTGAGATGTCTGACTTACTTGAAGCAACAAGAGCATATCAAGCAAACGTGGCAGCCTTTCAAAACGCAAAAACAATAGCACAAAGTGCGATATCACTTATTTCAGGACAAGCATAA
- the flgB gene encoding flagellar basal body rod protein FlgB — translation MFVLDKSKSSPLVESALAGRELRQKLISGNLANVDTPFYKARDIRFEDVLKEKANEIYNTSSQKKLQLAKTNEAHMAVVDFPKSDTAQIFLRDGHMARNDANTVDLDVETTEMGKNTVMINALDNAYKAQSNIFKSVIDASAKN, via the coding sequence ATGTTTGTTTTAGATAAATCAAAATCTAGCCCACTTGTTGAATCGGCTCTTGCAGGCAGAGAACTACGCCAAAAACTAATCTCTGGCAATCTTGCAAACGTTGATACACCATTTTATAAAGCTAGAGATATAAGATTTGAAGATGTCTTAAAAGAAAAAGCAAATGAAATTTATAACACTTCAAGCCAAAAAAAGCTACAGCTTGCTAAGACAAACGAAGCGCATATGGCTGTGGTTGATTTTCCAAAAAGTGACACAGCTCAAATTTTCTTGCGTGATGGTCACATGGCTAGAAATGACGCAAACACGGTTGATCTTGATGTTGAGACAACAGAAATGGGCAAAAATACAGTTATGATAAACGCTCTTGATAACGCCTACAAGGCTCAAAGCAATATCTTTAAAAGCGTAATAGACGCAAGTGCTAAAAACTAG
- a CDS encoding thioredoxin, whose protein sequence is MKKLIVLIIALFTFFGCDEDESSSTNFKEFSPNEEVKLIDVSGKELTLVRKDHGFAIKNDENKVLMIDIFGTFCPPCQKEAAELTKYQLENKDKFTLVGLTHFENVTNEYVLHEFMQKFNAYYFITNDQKINDRLAEQIVRDIEYKHEIALPFKVVIKNGEYQILTDVDSGQYGVKYYLGGIKVTKMKEDLAKIYETK, encoded by the coding sequence ATGAAGAAATTAATTGTTTTAATAATCGCTTTATTTACTTTTTTTGGTTGCGATGAGGACGAGAGCAGCAGTACAAATTTTAAAGAATTTAGCCCAAATGAAGAGGTTAAGCTTATAGACGTAAGCGGCAAGGAGCTTACTTTAGTTAGAAAAGATCACGGCTTTGCTATCAAAAATGATGAAAATAAGGTTTTAATGATCGACATTTTTGGCACATTTTGCCCGCCTTGCCAAAAAGAGGCAGCTGAACTTACAAAATATCAGCTTGAAAACAAAGATAAATTTACGCTAGTTGGACTAACTCACTTTGAAAATGTCACAAATGAGTATGTTTTACACGAATTTATGCAAAAATTTAACGCCTACTATTTCATAACAAACGATCAAAAGATAAATGATAGACTTGCCGAGCAGATCGTAAGAGACATCGAATATAAACACGAGATCGCACTACCTTTTAAAGTAGTGATAAAAAATGGCGAATATCAAATTTTAACAGACGTAGATAGCGGACAATACGGGGTAAAATACTATCTTGGTGGTATAAAAGTCACAAAAATGAAAGAAGATCTGGCAAAAATTTATGAGACAAAATAA
- the smpB gene encoding SsrA-binding protein SmpB, with protein MKDLAKNKKALHDFSILETFEAGIVLKGSEVKALRAGRANLKDSFVRVIKGELFLLNAHISYLETTHSIFRPNERAARKLLMHRKQIDKIFGQVSQDGLALVVLALYLSDKNIVKARLALAKGKNLHDKRETLKRREADKEARAAIKRYI; from the coding sequence ATAAAAGATCTAGCAAAAAACAAAAAAGCTTTGCATGACTTTAGCATACTTGAAACCTTCGAGGCTGGCATCGTTCTAAAAGGTAGTGAAGTCAAGGCTCTAAGGGCTGGTAGAGCAAATTTAAAAGATAGCTTTGTGCGCGTCATAAAGGGCGAGCTTTTCTTACTAAACGCCCATATCAGCTATCTCGAGACTACACATAGCATATTTCGTCCAAATGAGCGAGCAGCCAGAAAACTTTTGATGCATAGAAAGCAGATTGATAAAATTTTCGGTCAAGTCTCGCAAGATGGACTAGCACTAGTTGTTTTGGCACTTTATCTAAGCGATAAAAACATCGTAAAAGCAAGACTAGCTCTTGCAAAAGGTAAAAATTTACACGACAAGCGCGAGACTTTAAAAAGACGCGAGGCAGACAAAGAGGCAAGAGCTGCCATAAAAAGATATATTTAA
- a CDS encoding 4-(cytidine 5'-diphospho)-2-C-methyl-D-erythritol kinase, whose translation MKSFAKINIFLKIVGTRGSYHEILSRFILCEQLFDEIYFEKSDSFAIECNNHEIKDNIIKRAIDELKKAGFSNELDEFFSSHKIIVDKNIPIGAGLGGGSSNAATFLIMVNDELNLNIKRENLIQIASKIGADVAFFVSGYKAANVSGIGEIIEEFDDEVPGLNIFTPNVFCSTPAVYQEFRSNFLQYIDVNAAKKMQNLKSKKLLEIYKNGELNDLFAPCFKLYPQMNEFKDKFLSGSGSSVFSVK comes from the coding sequence ATGAAAAGCTTTGCAAAGATAAATATATTTTTAAAGATAGTTGGCACTAGAGGCAGCTACCACGAAATTTTATCGCGCTTTATCCTCTGTGAGCAGCTTTTTGACGAAATTTATTTTGAAAAGTCAGATTCATTTGCCATAGAATGCAACAACCACGAAATAAAAGATAACATTATTAAAAGAGCAATAGACGAGCTAAAAAAAGCTGGCTTTTCAAACGAGCTTGATGAGTTTTTTAGCTCACACAAAATCATTGTTGATAAAAATATTCCAATTGGTGCGGGCCTTGGTGGAGGTAGTTCAAACGCTGCCACCTTTTTGATAATGGTAAATGATGAGCTAAATTTAAATATAAAACGTGAAAATTTGATACAAATAGCGTCTAAAATCGGTGCAGATGTGGCTTTTTTCGTAAGTGGCTACAAAGCAGCAAATGTAAGCGGCATAGGTGAGATCATAGAAGAATTTGATGATGAAGTACCTGGTTTAAATATTTTCACGCCAAATGTTTTTTGCTCTACACCGGCGGTTTATCAAGAATTTAGAAGCAATTTCTTACAATACATAGACGTTAATGCTGCAAAAAAGATGCAAAATTTAAAGAGCAAAAAGCTACTTGAAATTTATAAAAATGGGGAGTTAAACGATCTTTTTGCCCCATGCTTTAAGCTCTATCCACAGATGAATGAGTTTAAAGATAAATTTCTAAGTGGTAGCGGCAGTAGCGTATTTAGCGTAAAATAA
- the csrA gene encoding carbon storage regulator CsrA, with the protein MLILARKENEEILIGNDIKVVIVNISKNTVKLGIEAPRNTMILRSELANDIKNENIHATKTASEADIHELAKKIEK; encoded by the coding sequence ATGTTAATCCTAGCAAGAAAAGAAAATGAAGAAATTTTAATAGGAAATGACATAAAAGTTGTCATAGTAAATATTTCAAAAAATACTGTTAAACTCGGTATCGAAGCGCCACGAAATACAATGATACTAAGAAGCGAACTAGCAAACGATATCAAAAACGAAAATATCCATGCCACAAAAACTGCAAGTGAAGCCGATATTCATGAGCTAGCTAAAAAAATTGAGAAATGA
- the truB gene encoding tRNA pseudouridine(55) synthase TruB, whose product MNAIFVANKPAGMSSNHFLGRLKRKYGVKKAGFSGTLDPFASGCLIVAFGSYTKFFRFLDKSPKVYEATIWLGASSPSMDNENITEISNVKEINLEKLEVIRGELTGKISYIPPKFSAKHVNGTRAYKLARNGEEFELKPETMEIYESQILNYSHPFLTIRLSVSEGSYIRSYAEIFEKKLGYNVTLSSLKRISEGKFYYENEKILNICDFLNIQENTYLGDINDILDGKKLKINDFETQKQGIYLLNYDKFMSVIQITDDTINYTLNKVEKC is encoded by the coding sequence ATGAACGCCATTTTCGTGGCAAACAAGCCTGCTGGCATGAGCTCAAACCACTTTTTAGGACGACTAAAGAGAAAATATGGCGTTAAAAAGGCTGGATTTTCAGGCACGCTTGATCCATTTGCGAGTGGCTGTCTGATAGTCGCTTTTGGCTCGTATACGAAATTTTTTAGATTTTTAGACAAAAGCCCAAAGGTCTATGAGGCGACGATCTGGCTTGGAGCTAGCAGTCCTAGCATGGATAATGAAAATATCACTGAAATTTCAAATGTAAAAGAGATAAATTTAGAAAAACTTGAAGTCATAAGAGGTGAGCTAACTGGTAAGATAAGCTACATCCCACCAAAATTTAGCGCCAAGCATGTAAATGGCACAAGAGCCTACAAGCTAGCTAGAAACGGCGAAGAATTTGAACTAAAGCCAGAGACTATGGAAATTTATGAGAGTCAAATTTTAAACTACTCACATCCATTTTTAACTATCCGTCTAAGCGTAAGCGAAGGAAGTTATATCCGTTCGTATGCAGAAATTTTTGAAAAAAAGCTTGGTTATAATGTAACTTTAAGCTCATTAAAAAGGATAAGTGAAGGCAAATTTTACTACGAAAATGAAAAAATTTTGAATATTTGTGATTTTTTAAACATTCAGGAAAATACATACCTTGGGGATATAAACGATATTCTTGATGGTAAGAAATTAAAAATTAACGATTTTGAAACACAAAAGCAAGGAATTTATTTGCTAAATTATGATAAATTTATGAGCGTAATCCAAATCACGGATGATACTATAAATTACACTCTAAATAAGGTTGAAAAATGTTAA
- a CDS encoding ATP-dependent helicase codes for MEKILSNLNEAQCEAATHIDGPMLILAGAGSGKTKTITTRLAYLIGEVGIDAANTLTLTFTNKAANEMRSRAMAMLSQSGKNYSPLLCTFHKFGLLFLKLYIEKLGRKNNFVIIDTDDKKRIIKSFESPVATAILSNEISNYKNSLLSVEEVYKNANFSSFDKSKDNFYKQAAQIYEKYEDYLKTNNLVDFDDLLGLTYKILDENEDLAKEISNRYKYIMVDEYQDTNDLQYKLLKKLCLCHENICVVGDDDQSIYGWRGAKIDNILNFKDQFKDVKIIRLEKNYRSSEAILKAANELIDHNRNRLGKKLVGTKGEGEAVNLIESFDESVEAGKIAKNIKELLSKGVQAKDIAILYRINALSRSLEDGLNKEQIAYKMVGGVKFYERAEIKDIISYLRLINNPNDDFSIRRIINRPKRGLGKVSLDKLEKMAFEDKISIFEAISNISDNDDAFSKKVKSALLEFANNLKELQESSSVFDLIDKFEAKFGVKKYYESLPDGAERAANIDEFYAVLKDQIKQNPSFDLEEFLNEITLTSEQDGISDEAISIMSVHASKGLEFEHLFVIGLEEGFFPLIGDGSDIEEERRLAYVAITRAKRTLSLSFANSRFYKGQRTRLNKSRFLSESGITHGSLVIEQSNEFKKGDLVKHKIFGIGRVSAVSKIKKEFKLTINFGGNVREIMSSFVEKAV; via the coding sequence ATGGAAAAAATACTATCAAATTTAAACGAAGCCCAATGCGAAGCAGCCACTCATATAGATGGTCCGATGCTCATACTTGCAGGAGCTGGAAGCGGTAAGACAAAGACGATCACTACTAGACTCGCCTACCTCATCGGCGAAGTCGGCATAGACGCTGCAAATACACTAACTCTTACTTTTACAAATAAAGCTGCCAACGAAATGCGAAGCAGAGCCATGGCGATGCTAAGCCAAAGTGGTAAAAACTATTCGCCACTACTTTGTACATTTCATAAATTTGGGCTTTTATTTTTAAAGCTCTACATCGAAAAGCTTGGCAGAAAAAATAACTTCGTCATAATCGACACAGACGATAAAAAACGCATCATCAAAAGCTTTGAAAGTCCAGTCGCGACCGCGATACTTTCAAACGAAATTTCAAACTACAAAAACTCACTTTTAAGCGTCGAAGAGGTCTATAAAAACGCAAATTTCTCTTCATTTGATAAGAGCAAGGATAATTTTTACAAACAAGCTGCTCAAATTTATGAAAAATATGAAGATTATCTCAAAACAAATAATCTTGTTGATTTTGACGATCTGTTAGGGCTTACATATAAAATTTTAGATGAAAACGAAGATCTTGCGAAAGAAATTTCAAATCGCTACAAATACATAATGGTCGATGAGTATCAAGACACAAACGATCTTCAGTACAAACTCCTAAAGAAGCTCTGCTTGTGCCACGAAAATATCTGTGTCGTTGGCGACGATGACCAAAGTATCTACGGCTGGCGTGGTGCTAAGATAGACAATATCTTAAATTTTAAAGATCAATTTAAAGATGTAAAGATCATTAGACTTGAGAAAAACTACCGCTCGAGCGAGGCGATACTAAAGGCTGCAAACGAGCTAATAGATCATAACCGCAACCGCCTTGGCAAGAAGCTTGTGGGCACAAAGGGCGAAGGCGAGGCTGTAAATTTGATAGAGAGCTTTGATGAGAGCGTCGAGGCTGGCAAGATCGCAAAAAATATAAAAGAGCTTTTGAGTAAAGGCGTTCAGGCAAAAGATATCGCTATCTTATACCGCATAAACGCTCTCTCTCGCTCGCTTGAAGATGGGCTAAACAAAGAGCAGATCGCCTATAAAATGGTAGGCGGAGTTAAATTTTACGAAAGAGCCGAGATCAAAGATATCATAAGCTACCTAAGGCTGATAAATAATCCAAATGATGATTTTTCAATAAGACGCATCATCAACCGCCCAAAGCGAGGCCTAGGCAAAGTAAGTCTTGACAAGCTCGAAAAAATGGCATTTGAAGACAAAATTTCCATTTTTGAAGCGATCTCAAACATCTCTGATAACGACGATGCTTTTAGCAAAAAGGTAAAATCAGCCCTTCTTGAGTTTGCAAACAACCTAAAAGAGCTTCAAGAAAGCAGCTCGGTTTTTGACCTCATAGATAAATTTGAAGCTAAATTTGGCGTGAAAAAATACTACGAGAGCCTGCCAGATGGCGCTGAAAGAGCAGCAAACATTGACGAGTTTTACGCTGTTTTAAAAGATCAGATCAAGCAAAATCCAAGCTTTGATCTGGAGGAGTTTTTAAACGAGATCACGCTAACAAGCGAGCAAGACGGCATTAGCGACGAGGCTATTAGCATCATGAGCGTGCATGCTAGCAAGGGGCTTGAGTTTGAGCACCTTTTTGTGATCGGCCTTGAAGAGGGATTTTTCCCGCTCATCGGCGATGGTAGCGACATCGAAGAGGAGCGCAGGCTAGCTTACGTGGCGATAACAAGAGCCAAAAGGACACTTAGCCTAAGCTTTGCAAATTCGCGCTTTTACAAAGGTCAGCGCACGAGGCTAAATAAGAGTAGATTTTTAAGCGAGAGCGGTATCACGCATGGCTCGCTAGTTATCGAACAGAGTAATGAATTTAAAAAAGGCGACCTTGTTAAACATAAAATTTTTGGTATCGGCAGGGTGAGTGCGGTTAGCAAGATCAAAAAAGAGTTTAAACTTACTATAAATTTTGGTGGCAATGTAAGAGAGATCATGTCAAGCTTCGTGGAAAAGGCCGTATGA
- a CDS encoding M3 family oligoendopeptidase has product MQIWDLKALFANEKECEQNALNLQKECEKFKDKYLESYENLKTDEFLKAFSEYENLIAKISKVMTYAFLNFAKDTSKGAFYAKIDEIATKANENLIFFEIKFNELSPKKQEEIIKSSKKYSYYLSNLAKAKPHQLSVAEERVLLRTASTGADGFSRLFDESMSKMRFKFKGELLNEEEILAKLHESDQSVRKLAAKSLSNELSKHQHLLGYIYNMIKTDLKTSCELRNFNLPEEPRHLENQITKKSVDSLIAVTEKNFDLVSKFYERKREILGLKRLYDYDRYAPLSSEGEYKFDECKKIVLKAFSNFSSKFGEIAKSAFSDGWIDVYPAPNKRGGAFSHSGSSDTHPYVLLNHTNQRRDLFTLAHELGHAVHQKLSYNVSYLNSDTPLTTAETASVFCEMLVFDHIKDDLSKKEKISLLAGKIEDIFATLYRQINFTTFERAVHAHEGEISLDELNKIWLQESKKMFGKSVTLNDYYKIWWSYIPHFIHTPFYCYAYSYAQLLVLALFGLYKSGKCENFVEIYTEFLSLGGSLSPRELVGKFGFDIDDKNFWQIGINEVKKLVDEFLEISKGIKC; this is encoded by the coding sequence ATGCAAATTTGGGATCTAAAAGCACTTTTTGCAAACGAAAAAGAGTGCGAGCAAAACGCACTAAATTTACAAAAAGAGTGCGAGAAATTTAAAGATAAATACCTTGAAAGTTATGAAAATTTAAAAACAGATGAGTTTTTAAAGGCATTTTCTGAATATGAAAACTTGATCGCTAAAATTTCAAAAGTAATGACTTACGCTTTTTTAAATTTTGCTAAAGATACAAGCAAGGGTGCATTTTACGCAAAGATCGATGAGATAGCAACAAAAGCAAATGAAAATTTGATATTTTTTGAGATCAAATTTAATGAGCTTAGTCCTAAAAAACAAGAAGAGATCATAAAAAGCTCTAAAAAATACAGCTACTATTTAAGCAACCTAGCCAAAGCTAAACCGCACCAGCTAAGCGTTGCAGAAGAGAGAGTCTTGCTTCGCACTGCAAGCACCGGAGCTGATGGATTTTCAAGGCTTTTTGATGAGAGCATGAGCAAGATGAGGTTTAAATTTAAAGGCGAACTTTTAAATGAAGAAGAGATTTTAGCCAAGCTTCATGAGAGCGACCAAAGCGTACGAAAACTAGCCGCCAAAAGCCTTTCAAATGAGCTTAGTAAACACCAGCACCTTCTTGGCTATATATATAATATGATAAAAACTGATCTAAAAACGAGCTGCGAGCTGCGAAATTTCAATCTTCCAGAAGAGCCAAGACACCTTGAAAATCAAATTACCAAAAAAAGCGTTGACTCACTCATCGCCGTAACTGAGAAAAATTTTGATCTAGTCTCTAAATTTTACGAGCGCAAAAGAGAAATTTTAGGCCTTAAAAGACTTTATGATTATGATAGATATGCGCCCCTTAGCAGTGAGGGCGAGTATAAATTTGATGAGTGCAAAAAGATAGTTTTAAAAGCATTTTCAAATTTCTCAAGCAAGTTTGGCGAAATCGCTAAAAGTGCCTTTAGTGACGGTTGGATCGACGTTTATCCAGCACCAAACAAGCGAGGTGGGGCGTTTTCTCACTCAGGATCAAGCGACACACATCCTTATGTTTTGCTAAATCACACAAATCAACGAAGAGACCTTTTTACGCTAGCTCACGAGCTTGGCCACGCCGTGCATCAAAAGCTTTCATATAATGTAAGCTACCTAAACTCGGACACGCCACTAACGACGGCTGAGACGGCTTCGGTCTTTTGCGAGATGTTGGTTTTTGATCACATAAAAGATGACCTTAGCAAAAAAGAGAAAATTTCACTGCTTGCTGGCAAGATAGAAGACATATTTGCCACACTTTACCGCCAGATAAATTTCACCACTTTTGAGCGAGCTGTGCACGCACATGAGGGCGAGATTAGTTTAGATGAGCTAAATAAAATTTGGCTTCAAGAGAGCAAAAAGATGTTTGGTAAAAGTGTCACGCTAAATGACTACTACAAAATTTGGTGGAGCTACATCCCACACTTCATCCACACACCATTTTACTGCTATGCCTACTCTTATGCACAGCTTCTAGTACTTGCACTTTTTGGGCTTTACAAAAGTGGCAAATGCGAAAATTTTGTAGAAATTTACACCGAGTTTTTAAGTCTTGGTGGCAGCCTTAGCCCAAGGGAGCTTGTAGGCAAATTTGGCTTTGATATCGATGATAAAAATTTCTGGCAGATCGGTATAAATGAAGTTAAAAAGTTAGTAGATGAGTTTTTAGAAATTTCAAAAGGAATAAAATGTTAG